The proteins below come from a single Cannabis sativa cultivar Pink pepper isolate KNU-18-1 chromosome 3, ASM2916894v1, whole genome shotgun sequence genomic window:
- the LOC115708828 gene encoding protein LONGIFOLIA 1: MAAKLLHSLADENPDLQKQIGCMTGIFQIFDRHPVLTGKRISPKRLPPSGNSSLSNSTLERQSNNLHYQQTSGEVNSNKGVNEKQRFSTESSRASVSSSCSSVSSLECNKTAQLEVSSFDRIIFHESSSKDPVRNQSSTSPRLGRQSLDLRDVVKDSMYREARGLSVRTATKEEAAGGHGVEHRDSPRPSLLSKHVDESNGAGISRKRNTPVDLKESLKVLAKLREAPWYYNDSREDPRSSNKSKDGSWHSASKDARRFSCDGRETNRLSFESRDSFKSTAKLKESPRLSLDSRECSVRGSNFDSKLHNLSKIAKSSRMLNDKDPSLPESSGSQNRPHSVVAKLMGLDALPDSTSAGDAQLGLIKTFLTQDGDLSTRSLATNNLSRPIGVSNSPRNLQKEPASPQWKNGDFVMKPISSSRFPIEPAPWKMQDGNKSSQKTSSRPVKVPARTSNSFPSVYSEIEKRLKDLEFKQSGKDLRALKQILEAMQSKGLLDTRKEEQDSNYGAEGHHENVSHNVNQRSADQRYSQSTHLNGSSHRGPGSSRTFESPIVIMKPAKLVEKSVTSTSSVVSADGLSEINKSHNGEAVDGKKVPNNNRTAPKVNRRDAVVTSVDKRGSARNTKSAQSRSQQLPIENTATSVKSSASVSPRPQKKLEMERRSRPPTPPSNSNKPRRQTNKQSTDSGSPGGRARPKYHNSQQCDDQLSEISNESKSLSCQGDNISLHSEDNTLLDSKTDVEVTSVLLSADMNCSLSPSMKVAKYLESGSIQKKATPRLDEEDLFAELATVAPEHPSPVSVLDTSAYKDDTPSPVRQITSVLKGDEVEESNEMKSLDQDQWSSPDKSTGSGPTSEINRKKLENIENLVQKLRRLNSSHDEARTDYIASLCENTNPDHRYVSEILLASGLLLRDLGSGLSTLHLHRSGHPINPELFFVLEQTKASSLQSKVEGSLVNAVNAKSDKEKLHRKLIFDAVNDILVEKLALAGESYEPWLRMKKLAKKTLNAQKLLKELCFEIETFQTKKINFSLEAEDDGLKNILWEDVMHRSDNWTDFSGDISGAVLDIERSIFKDLVDEVIKGEAANLGAKPGRRRRKLFSK, from the exons ATGGCTGCTAAGCTTTTGCATTCCTTAGCTGATGAGAATCCAGATTTGCAAAAGCAAATAGGATGCATGACTGGGatttttcagatttttgatCGTCACCCTGTTCTTACTGGGAAACGCATTAGCCCCAAGAGACTTCCTCCTTcag GAAATTCCAGTTTAAGCAACAGTACTCTGGAAAGACAGTCTAATAATTTGCACTATCAGCAGACTTCAGGA GAAGTGAATTCAAACAAGGGTGTTAATGAAAAGCAAAGATTTTCTACAGAATCGTCAAGAGCCTCTGTCTCATCCTCTTGTTCATCAGTATCATCTTTGGAATGTAACAAAACAGCTCAACTGGAAGTTTCTTCATTTGATCGAATTATTTTCCATGAATCTTCATCAAAGGATCCGGTGAGGAACCAATCAAGCACCTCTCCGCGGTTAGGGAGGCAGTCCCTTGATCTCCGAGATGTGGTGAAGGACTCTATGTATAGGGAAGCCCGGGGGTTATCAGTTAGAACTGCAACCAAAGAGGAAGCAGCAGGAGGTCATGGAGTAGAGCATAGAGACTCCCCAAGGCCCTCACTGCTTTCCAAACATGTGGATGAATCTAATGGAGCAGGAATTAGCAGAAAACGAAATACACCAGTTGACCTGAAGGAGTCTCTTAAAGTTCTTGCTAAACTGAGAGAAGCTCCATGGTATTATAATGATTCTAGAGAAGATCCAAGATCATCAAACAAGTCTAAAGATGGTTCGTGGCACTCAGCGTCAAAGGATGCTCGTCGATTTTCATGTGATGGAAGAGAAACAAACCGTCTATCATTTGAATCACGAGATTCCTTCAAATCAACTGCTAAGCTAAAAGAGTCGCCGAGACTTTCATTGGATAGCAGAGAATGTTCGGTACGAGGTTCCAACTTTGATTCAAAACTACATAACCTTTCAAAAATTGCCAAGAGTAGTAGAATGTTGAATGATAAAGACCCTAGTTTGCCGGAGTCATCAGGATCTCAAAACCGACCTCATAGTGTTGTGGCAAAGTTGATGGGCTTGGATGCATTGCCAGATTCTACTTCAGCTGGGGATGCTCAGTTGGGTTTGATCAAAACATTTCTAACTCAAGATGGTGATTTGTCCACAAGATCACTTGCAACAAATAATCTTAGCAGGCCTATTGGAGTTTCAAACTCCCCAAGAAACTTACAGAAAGAGCCAGCATCACCACAATGGAAGAATGGTGACTTTGTCATGAAGCCCATTTCAAGTTCGAGGTTTCCAATTGAACCAGCTCCATGGAAAATGCAAGATGGAAATAAAAGTTCTCAGAAAACTAGTTCCAGACCTGTAAAAGTACCAGCAAGGACTTCAAACTCCTTCCCATCTGTTTATAGTGAAATTGAAAAGAGACTAAAAGATCTAGAATTTAAACAATCTGGGAAGGATCTCAGGGCTCTTAAACAGATATTGGAAGCAATGCAATCAAAGGGACTGCTAGACACCAGAAAAGAAGAACAAGATTCTAATTATGGAGCTGAAGGGCACCATGAAAATGTTAGTCACAATGTTAATCAAAGGTCTGCTGACCAAAGATATTCACAGAGTACCCATCTTAATGGCTCCTCACATAGAGGGCCTGGTTCCTCAAGGACCTTTGAATCTCCGATAGTGATCATGAAACCAGCTAAACTTGTTGAAAAATCTGTTACATCTACTTCGTCAGTAGTTTCTGCGGATGGCCTTTCTGAGATCAATAAATCTCATAATGGTGAAGCTGTAGATGGTAAAAAGGTTCCAAATAACAACCGAACGGCTCCTAAGGTCAATCGTAGGGATGCTGTTGTCACTTCTGTTGACAAGAGAGGAAGTGCCAGGAACACAAAATCAGCTCAGTCTAGGTCCCAACAACTTCCAATAGAAAACACTGCAACATCAGTGAAGAGCTCAGCATCTGTGAGCCCGAGACCGCAGAAGAAGCTTGAGATGGAGAGACGAAGTCGTCCACCAACCCCTCCATCTAATTCAAACAAGCCTAGAAGGCAAACTAACAAGCAGTCAACAGACTCAGGTTCACCAGGTGGAAGAGCCAGGCCAAAGTATCATAACTCACAACAATGTGATGATCAACTAAGTGAGATAAGTAATGAATCAAAGTCTTTGAGTTGCCAAGGTGACAACATATCTCTGCATTCAGAAGACAATACGCTTCTGGACTCGAAAACAGACGTCGAAGTCACTAGTGTTCTACTATCTGCTGACATGAATTGCAGTCTCAGTCCATCCATGAAGGTTGCCAAATACTTGGAATCTGGCTCAATACAGAAG AAAGCAACTCCAAGGCTTGATGAAGAAGATTTATTTGCAGAACTTGCCACAGTCGCACCCGAACATCCTAGTCCTGTTTCTGTTCTTGATACCTCTGCTTACAAAGATGATACCCCATCTCCAGTAAGACAGATAACATCTGTACTCAAAG GTGATGAAGTTGAGGAGTCCAATGAAATGAAATCCTTAGATCAAGATCAATGGAGCTCGCCTGATAAAAGCACAGGGTCTGGCCCTACCTCTGAGATCAATCGCAAAAAGTTAGAGAACATTGAAAACTTAGTTCAGAAGCTTAGACGGTTGAACTCCAGTCATGATGAAGCAAGGACAGACTACATTGCATCACTTTGCGAGAATACTAATCCTGATCACAGATATGTTTCTGAGATATTGTTGGCTTCAGGCCTCCTACTCAGAGATCTTGGATCTGGCCTATCAACACTACATCTCCATCGCTCGGGCCACCCCATCAACCCTGAGTTATTCTTTGTTTTGGAACAAACCAAGGCAAGCAGCCTGCAATCAAAAGTAGAAGGCAGCCTTGTCAATGCTGTCAATGCTAAATCAGACAAGGAGAAACTTCACAGAAAGCTGATATTCGACGCTGTTAATGATATTCTTGTTGAGAAGTTGGCATTGGCTGGCGAGTCATATGAACCATGGCTAAGGATGAAGAAACTAGCAAAGAAGACACTCAATGCACAAAAGCTTCTCAAGGAGTTGTGTTTTGAGATTGAAACATTccaaaccaaaaaaataaacttcAGCTTAGAGGCTGAGGATGATGGCTTAAAAAACATCTTGTGGGAGGATGTTATGCATCGCTCAGATAATTGGACAGACTTTTCTGGTGACATTTCTGGAGCAGTCTTAGATATTGAGCGCTCCATTTTTAAGGACTTGGTAGATGAGGTTATTAAGGGAGAAGCAGCCAATTTGGGAGCCAAGCCAGGACGGCGACGGCGAAAGCTGTTCTCAAAGTAA